The Bacteroides ovatus genomic interval GAGTGATGTTCAGGATATGCGCAAATACCATTTGAGCAACGGAAGCGGTGCTGTATGAAGGAATATTAGTAACGACGATTCCTCGTTCTTTTGCAGCAGCTGTGTCTACCACATTATATCCGGTAGCCAACACACCGATATATTTCAGTTCGGGCAGTGCAGCCATGTGGTCTGCATTGATGATTACCTTGTTAGTCAGAATTGCTTCTGCACCGGCTGCACGTTCTAATACCTCTTCCGGAGCTGTACGATCATAAATTGTACATTCTCCAAGCACCTTCATACCTTCCCAGGATAAATCTCCGGGATTGGCGGCATAGCCGTCTAAAACTACAATCTTCATTTCAATTTCAATATTATTAATATGTTACAATGTTTCCTACTGCTTTATTTTGCTTTTAGCTTCTCTTACAGAAGGGAGTGACTTATTTTACGAACACTTATTTCTTAAATTTGTCTCCCCACAACTGTATCATTCGCTCGGCATGTTTCTGTTCTGCCGGATTGTTTTGCGGTTGCCATATCCGTTTGTCTTTCAGCTCGTCCGGAAGAAATTGCTGTTTGACAAAGTTACCTTCATAGCTGTGCGCATATTTATATTCCTGTCCGTATCCCAACTGTTTCATCAGTTTGGTCGGAGCATTGCGCAGATGCAAGGGCACAGGCAGATTACCGGTTGACCGGACTAGCTCTAATGCATCGTTAATTGCACTGTATGCCGAATTACTTTTAGGACTGGTAGCTAGATATATCGTCGCTTCGGCCAAAGGAATCCGTCCTTCGGGCCAACCGATCTTCATCAATGTATCAAAGCATGCATTGGCGATAAGCAACGCATTCGGGTTGGCAAGTCCGATATCTTCGGAAGCCGAGATCACAAGCCGACGGGCAATGAAAGCAGGATCTTCGCCTCCTTCCACCATACGGGCAAGCCAGTAGATCGCTCCGTCAGGATCGCTACCGCGAATAGACTTGATGAAAGCCGAGATAATGTCATAATGCATCTCTCCATCCTTATCATAAGCCAGTGGATTCTGTTGTAAGCGTTCGGTCACCATTTCATCGGTGATGACAACTGTTTCCTCCGTCTCCGATTGCACAACAAGTTCCAATATATTAAGCAGTTTGCGGGCATCTCCACCGGAGAAGCGCAGCATAGCTGTTGTTTCTTTCAATTCAATTTTTCGTTCCTTCAGTATGGCATCCGTAGTGATGGCACGTTGCAGAAGTTCCTGCAAATCTTCTTTTTCCAAAGATTTGAGTACATAAAGCTGGCAACGGGATAGGAGAGGGCGGATGACTTCGAACGACGGATTTTCCGTTGTTGCACCAATCAGCGTGACTGTTCCGTTCTCTACAGCTCCCAACAGTGAATCCTGCTGTGACTTGCTGAACCGATGGATTTCATCGATAAACAGAATCGGGCTGGACTGCGAAAAGAAACGGTTGCTCTTGGCACGGTCTATCACTTCGCGCACATCCTTCACACCGGAGGTCACAGCACTCAAAGTATAGAAAGGCGTTTCCAGTTTGTTGGCGATGATCTGTGCAAGAGTCGTTTTACCTACTCCGGGAGGTCCCCAGAGAATAAAAGAAGAGATGCGTCCTGCGTCAATCATCTTCCGCAAGATGGCTCCCGGTCCAACTAAATGTTTCTGACCGATATATTCATCCAAAGTTTTTGGCCGTAACCGTTCTGCTAAAGGTTGCATAATTTTTTAGAATACCATTAATACCATGAAACGAATACCGTTTTTGTTGATACCCGGATTATCACGATAAGTGAAACGATGTACATATTCAACGTGCAGCAACTTGAAAATGTTGTAGATACCTACACTTCCTTCAATATAAGGCACTTTCGGGTCCATCACGAAACTGGTGAACTTACCGTCGCGTGTCGGGAAACGGAACAAATCGGGATTGTTGCTCTTAAACGGATTATTCTTATCTGTCAATGTTCCCCACAAAGCACGTACGCGGAACATTTCCCTCCATTTCAAATTCTTGATAAGAGGAATACGGTTGAATAGTTTTCCATTCATATCATAAGATAATGACATGGAAGCGTAACGGTCGTTCAGGAATTCCATGTTATTAATCAAGTTGAACGTTTCGCGCTGGGTGATGTAGGACAAGTTAGCTTCCGGCAAAATCAACAACGGGAAAGGAACTGTGTTCCATTCTGCGCCTGCTTTTAAGCTACAATCAATCTTTCCCCAGGAAGCGGGGAGCCAGAAACGTTTCCATACACTTGCTTCCGTACGGTTAAAACTGTAATCTCCACCTAGTACTCCTTTGAAACCCATGGCATGAGTCAGGGTAAAGATAGGAGCATCCAGCGATACAGGTACGCGGCGTTGTTTGGAGTTGACAAATGATTCACCCGGAGCATAACGCAGTGTCAGACTCGCTTCCGAAGTCGTGACATCATGCACACGGGTTTGCGCGGCATCATTGCGCAGATATTCCAGTTTGCCGGTAGGCTCGTCGTTACGATGGCGCAGCATGGCTTTCACTCCGAATCCTGTCAGCGTTTCAAGTTCATAATTAATGGTGGCATCGCGCATATACGACATCTGGTCTACTGTCGTTGTTTTTACCGACAGGAAGATATTGTCTTTATCTGTGAACAGGAATTTATCCATCGGAGACATTACGTCATAACTGTACGAAGCCGAAAGATAATGTTTCGGGAATTCCCAGACAACATAATCGCGTTTATTGAACGAATAAGTCACCGTACCGCTATATTTCCAGCGTTCGTCTTTCAGACCGTAAGCTCCGTATCCGTTCAAGAACCAGTGTTTATGGAAATGAGCAGTTGTCATGCCGCTTAACCGGAAACGGGTACCATCAATGTAGTTGCTTGAAATCATGGTGTTGATAGGACCGATATCCACTTTGCTCGGATGGCCTTTGCTTCCTGTTTCTACAAAGTTTTCAATCAGCGCTTTCGCTCCGAAGATGATGTATTTGAATCCCGGTATCTGTTCGAGGCGGTTGACGAATACATCCATCGAACTTTCTTTCTTCGTCAGCGGTACTTGACGAACACTCGCCCAATACTCATCGCTTTTCGAAAGCATATCCGCTTCTTTTATCACGCTGCCTTTCAATCGGAACAGTCGTTGTTCGATAGGATCGAATTTATAATTACTATACTTCGTAGTTCGTTCCACCTGCAATCCGCCTGCTGTTTTGTTGGAATTCCAGGATAGGTCTACGGTCATGTCATCATCCGCTAACACCCAGTTTCCGTTAGGGAGTTGCTCGTATTGTTGCACGATGTCCATACGGTTGACGAAGTTTACTCCAGTCTTTTTAGGCAGGTTCATCGTACATTTCTGAACGGCATAAGTGGAGTCGTTCAATACATAAAGATGTCCGGTGAATCCAAAGTCCTGCGAGTTTTGCGGAACAAACGTGAGGTGAACACATTCGCGCTTGTTTACCATCAATGTGTCCATCAGATAATATTTATAAAATGAGATGGCATTGTTACCGATAGGACTAACGAAACGCTGTTGGAGCAACCGGATATCGTCGTCGTAGATATTGATGTCGGCAAATACGTCTTTCAATACAGTGCCGAGCATATCTCCTGTGGAGAAGAATTCATCGATACCGTTGGAGTTTTTACCTTTGATAAGCGTTTTCTTGCTTTCAGGATTTTTGCGATAGATAGTTTGTGAAGCCGTCTCCTGTACGGAAATCGGGAGAATCAATTTGTTGGTTGTTTCCGAAACTTCCACCTGATCTTTTAGGAATGAATATTTCTTGTAGATTCCTTTTTCTAGTTTTTCCGGCGTGAGGTCGTTGATAGACATCTTCATTTTCTCGTACTTGTCGTACTGATAGTATTCATTCACTTCAAGGACTTGTGCCTTTTTGTGTTCGATTACTTTCTTCATGAATTCGACTGCCGGGTTGTTCTTACGGGAGTATTTTTCCTTTTGAGGTTTCACAACAACCTCGTTCAGGAGCACATTATCCGGAGCCAGCTTAACGTTTACCGTCTGATTGTTGGAACCGACTCTAACTGTTTTACTGATATAACCTACAGCAGAGAACACAAGAGTTCCTCCGTTTCTGCGGGCTTCAAGACTGTATTCTCCGTCAATATTGGTGATGGTACCCATATCTCTCTTTTCCTGATAGTAAACAGAGATATACATCAATGGCTCGTGGGTAACTGAATCAGTGACTACCCCTTTTATTTGCTGCGCAAAAGCATTTGAAGCTGCCAATACGAGTAAGAACAGTATAAGTATTTTGCTATATCGTTGTTTCATAACGTTCGTAGTAGGGCGCAAAGTTAACAAATAACTCTAAGGATAACAGAATATATAACTTTTTTTACCCATCGTTTTTTGTTGTTTACAAGCATATGTCATCCGATAATTAAAGGAATCTCCCTTTGTTAATCCTTTTGATAAGGCTGTTTCGGTACTTTGTTCTCCAGGTTCCGGCATTTGAAACTTTTTGTTTCGACGCTTGAAACTTTGTGTTTCCCGGCATGAAACTATTGGTTTCTCGGTGTGAAACTGTTGGTTTCCTTGATGGAAACTACTAGTTTCAAGGCGTGAAACTAACGATTCCATGCCGGGAAACGGAATGGGACAAGTAAGGTGACTGTTATTTACTCGTAAGGATCTGTACGATACGCTCTGCGGTACGTCCGTCCCAACGCTCGGGAAGCTCGCCTCGTTTCCATTCGCCTTGCATCAAGGTATCCATTGCTTTGGCAAGCAGGACAGGATCTTCCCCGACAAGTTCGTTGGTTCCCATGCGCCATGTTTCGGGATGTTCGGCATACGTGTTGAGCGTGATACATGGAATACCCATAAATGTTGCTTCTTCGGCCACGTTGCCCGAATCCGTAATGATTCCTTTTGCCTTGTTTATCAGATAACCGAAGAACAAGTAATTCTGCGGAGGCATTATGTGGAAGTTCGGAGCTTCGATGCCTAATTCTTTGATGGCATTTCGTACGTATGTGTGCAGCGGTGCTACGATAGGCATACCGGCAGATTTTTCAATGATTGTTTTCAGCAACTGACGCAGATTCTCTTTGTTGTTTAGCAATACGCGACGGTTGAGGGTGAGCAGGAGATAATTTCCCTCTTGCAGTCCCAATACGGAAAACCATATAGGTTTGAGCAAACGGTTCCGGTTGTAGCGGATGGTATCTATGAGAATGTTACCTACATAATATACGTTTTCACTTTCCGTTCCTGTCTGGTTCAGGTTGCGGTTGGCAACCATGCCGGCAGTAAACAGATAGTCGGATATTCCATCTGTAATCATACGGTTGACCTCTTTCGGCATCTTCATGTCGAAAGAACGGGTTCCGGCTACGAGATGCGCTACCTTGATTCCTTGTTTCTTGGCAACGATGGCACAGCTCATGGTGGCAGTCAGATCGTCCACCACAAGAACTACGTGTGCCGGATTCTCCGTCAGTTCCTGTTCGAAGGCTACCATGATTCCGGCTGTCAAACTCGTTGGATTACTACTTTCCACTCCCAGATAAACATCAGGAGCTTTCATATCGAGGTCCGAAAAGAGAGAAGCATCCAGACTTGTATCGTCTTTCCTTCCTGTATATACCAGTCGGTAAGAGATACTTTTACCCAGCGCCCGTGCGGCTTCAATAGCGCGTGTAATGGGAGCTATCTTCATAAAATTGGGGCGTGCCCCCGCAACAATTGTTATTTTCATATTGTTTCTATCTTATTCGGTTTAATTCGTGAAGCAAAAGTACATTTTCTTACGGAATTTATTCGTTACTTTGCATACAAAATAACAAATATATGCCCACATTCGTTCAAATTCTTGATTTTATAGGCACATTTGCCTTTGCTATAAGTGGCATCCGGCTGGCTTCGGCGAAACGTTTCGACTGGTTTGGTGCTTATGTGGTAGGACTTGCTACTGCTATCGGTGGCGGTACTATTCGTGATGTCCTGCTCGACGTGACACCGGGGTGGATGACCGACCCTATATATCTGATTTGTACGGGACTGGCTTTGCTGTGGGTAATCTGTTTCGGACGTTGGCTCATCCGGCTCAATAATACTTTCTTTATTTTCGATACCATTGGCTTGGCATTGTTTACCGTGGTAGGTGTAGGCAAGAGCATTGCTTTAGGCTATCCTTTCTGGGTGGCTATTATCATGGGTAGCATTACAGGAGCAGCCGGTGGAGTGATTCGTGACGTATTTATCAATGAAATACCTCTTATCTTCCGAAAAGAAATTTATGCAATGGCCTGCGTTGTAGGCGGTATTGCATACTGGCTGTGCGACGTTGCAGGTCTGGAATCATACGCCTGTCAGTTGATTGGCGGACTGGCGGTATTCCTGACCCGCATCTTAGCTGTCAAATATCACATTTGCCTACCTATATTAAAAGGTAGTGAAGAGCCGGAAGAATAAGGACGGCATTATTTTTCCTCCTTTATATCCAGTTCTCCCTGAAAACTAATGGACTGACGGTTTTGCATATTGACATCGATACTTGCCGAACCATTGGGAAATACTTTTGCTCTGAATTCATATCTGTCTTCAGGATTACGTGCGACGAACTTGATAACGGCATTCCCTTTTTTATCCATTTCCACATTATATTCTTTGAGGATGGCTTTGAAGTTAAGTCCGTCACCTCCACCATACGGAATGCTATAAGCCCGCCCATAATAAGGCAAGTAAGAAATAACCGAATCATTTCTGATTGTCAGTGAGTAGGAAGATGTCAAAGGGATGGAGCGTCCGCGCATCGGCATGGCAGTGTTGACATCTATCTTATAATTTTCAGATTCAATCAGTTTCATTACTGCTTCTTTCTTCTGTTCCTTCTTTTCCTTTTTACTTTGTTGAGCCGAAAGGGTAGGGATGCCCACTAGCAAGGCTAGTAACAGCATAAAGATTTGTTTCTTCGTTCTCATATCAGTTTGCATTTAGGTTGATGTATATATGTATAACAATCAAATATACTAAAAAGACAGGGATACTTCTGTTTCTTTTAATGAAAATTAAACAGACCCCCCTGTTATTTATGAGTTTAGCCCGATTTAGAACTGTTCCAGTATTTCGATTCGTTTTTCGATGGGAGGATGAGTGGCAAACAGTCCGCTAAGTCCGCTGAATATACTTTTAGATGCCTTTTTGGGGTTCTGAATAAATAATTGTGCCACGTCTTTCCTTTCTACTGCCTCGATAGCGGGATCTGCTGATATTTTGCGGAGAGCGTTGGCCAGTGCCAACGGATTCTTCGTCATTTCTGCCGAACCTGCATCTGCCATATATTCGCGTTTGCGTGAGATGGCAAAACGCATCAGGCTTGCAAAAAGATAACCGATGGCGGCTATCACTAAAGCAATAAGAATAAAAAGAACCACACCGCCGCTACCTTTACTATTACTACGCACGCGTATGTGCGTAATGGCATAAAACGTGATTTCTGTCAGCATGGAGAAGATACCGACAAAGACAATGGAAATAATCAGCAGGCGTACATCGCGGTTGCGGATGTGACTTAGCTCGTGCGCGATGACTGCTTCCAGTTCCTCATCATTTAGTTTCCGGATGATGCCCTCCGAGAGAGTAACGGTGTATGTGCGTTCGTTGATACCGCTGGCAAATGCATTCAGGGAACTGTCATAGATGATATTGATTTTCGGCATTTTCATGCCTTGAGACATACAGAGGTTTTCCACCAGATTATAAACTCGTTTATTCTCCTGACGGTTCAGCGGCTTGGAGCCGGTGGCGGAATTGATAATGCTTGTGTTAGCCCAATAGGCAATCAGAAACCAAATTAATACGATTCCCATGGTGTATGGCAACGAAGAGAGGAAGAAATAATTGACTATTGGTATCATTTCGACTTCCATATCCTTTCTATATCCCCAAAGAATCAACAGGTAGCAGGCCAAATAGAGGAGTGCTGCCACGAGACAGGGAAACAGGAATAGTAGAAACGCAGAGTGCAGATTATTCCGGCTCTGCTGTGTTTGGATTCCGACGTATTGCATGCGTGTTCGACTTTTGTAATTGGATGGACGGTGTATATAAAGGTTTTAGAAACTAATTTTGGGTGCCTGCTCCAAATTCGCACGTTCGTTTTTCCCCAAGTCGAACATTATCTCTCTTTGGAATCCGGTCATTCCTGCTACGATATTCGACGGGAATGTCTGCACGGCATTATTGTATTCTTTAGTGGCCGAGTTGAAGTAGCGGCGAACAGCAGCCAGTTTATTCTCTACATCAGAAATTTCTTCCTGTAATTGCAGGAAATTCTGATTAGCTTTCAGATCGGGATAAGCCTCGAGAGTAATCTTCAATCCGGCAAGAGCGGAGCTCAACTGATTTTCGGCAGCTATCTTATCGTCGATCGTTTTTGCGCTGACTGCACCGTTACGTGCCTGAATCACCCGGTCGAGCGTTTCTTTCTCATGTGCGGCATATCCTTTCACGGTGTCTACCAGTTGGGGAATGAGATCATGGCGTTGTTTCAACTGCACGTCGATGTCGGCGAATGCGTTTTCACGATTGTTTCTCAATTTCACTAATGAGTTGTACATGGAAGCAAAGATAATGCCCAGCAATACAATAATTCCTACAATAATAAGTATGGTCATAGCCTTTTGTTTTATTTAATAATATAAAATCAAAAGTAATCTATTTGGTTCTTTTAACCAAGAGGTAAAGGAAATATTTACTAAATACCACCTAAAAACTATCAGAAAGCACCTGAAATCTGTCATTTGATAGAATTAACCCCCAAGAAATGACAAATTTTCCCCTGTTGGATACACAAAATTCCTTTAAACTTGCAAATGTCGAGAAAAAACGAATATTAACCATAAAACCATTAAAGTATGAAAAGTTTAAGTTTCAGAAAAGATTTAATTGGAGTACAGGAAGAATTGCTTCGTTTCGCTTATAAATTAACGGCCAACCGTGAAGAAGCAAATGATTTATTGCAGGAAACATCTTTAAAAGCATTAGACAATGAAGAGAAATATGTTCCGGACACAAATTTCAAAGGATGGATGTACACAATCATGCGTAACATCTTTATTAATAACTACCGCAAAATAGTACGCGATCAGACCTTTGTTGATACCACCGATAATTATTATCACTTAAATCTGCCACAAGATTCAGGATTTGAAAGTACCGAAGGTGCTTACGACCTGAAAGAGATGCATCGCATCGTCAACGCACTCCCCCGGGAGTATAAGATTCCTTTCTCCATGCACGTATCAGGTTTCAAATACCGTGAGATTGCAGAGAAATTAGGATTGCCATTAGGTACAGTGAAGAGCCGCATATTCTTCACACGTCAACGTTTACAACAAGAGTTGAAAGATTTTGTATAAATGAGGATAACGCATACAAACAAGCTTATAAGCAAAAGGAGCAAGGGGATAGATCCTCGTTGCTCCTTTCTTTTTATTTATGATTCAATTATCACTTGCTTTTCTTGTTTTTGCTTTTTTTCTTTTCAACG includes:
- a CDS encoding DUF4251 domain-containing protein; this translates as MRTKKQIFMLLLALLVGIPTLSAQQSKKEKKEQKKEAVMKLIESENYKIDVNTAMPMRGRSIPLTSSYSLTIRNDSVISYLPYYGRAYSIPYGGGDGLNFKAILKEYNVEMDKKGNAVIKFVARNPEDRYEFRAKVFPNGSASIDVNMQNRQSISFQGELDIKEEK
- a CDS encoding trimeric intracellular cation channel family protein gives rise to the protein MPTFVQILDFIGTFAFAISGIRLASAKRFDWFGAYVVGLATAIGGGTIRDVLLDVTPGWMTDPIYLICTGLALLWVICFGRWLIRLNNTFFIFDTIGLALFTVVGVGKSIALGYPFWVAIIMGSITGAAGGVIRDVFINEIPLIFRKEIYAMACVVGGIAYWLCDVAGLESYACQLIGGLAVFLTRILAVKYHICLPILKGSEEPEE
- a CDS encoding LemA family protein is translated as MTILIIVGIIVLLGIIFASMYNSLVKLRNNRENAFADIDVQLKQRHDLIPQLVDTVKGYAAHEKETLDRVIQARNGAVSAKTIDDKIAAENQLSSALAGLKITLEAYPDLKANQNFLQLQEEISDVENKLAAVRRYFNSATKEYNNAVQTFPSNIVAGMTGFQREIMFDLGKNERANLEQAPKISF
- a CDS encoding M48 family metallopeptidase, yielding MQYVGIQTQQSRNNLHSAFLLFLFPCLVAALLYLACYLLILWGYRKDMEVEMIPIVNYFFLSSLPYTMGIVLIWFLIAYWANTSIINSATGSKPLNRQENKRVYNLVENLCMSQGMKMPKINIIYDSSLNAFASGINERTYTVTLSEGIIRKLNDEELEAVIAHELSHIRNRDVRLLIISIVFVGIFSMLTEITFYAITHIRVRSNSKGSGGVVLFILIALVIAAIGYLFASLMRFAISRKREYMADAGSAEMTKNPLALANALRKISADPAIEAVERKDVAQLFIQNPKKASKSIFSGLSGLFATHPPIEKRIEILEQF
- a CDS encoding replication-associated recombination protein A, yielding MQPLAERLRPKTLDEYIGQKHLVGPGAILRKMIDAGRISSFILWGPPGVGKTTLAQIIANKLETPFYTLSAVTSGVKDVREVIDRAKSNRFFSQSSPILFIDEIHRFSKSQQDSLLGAVENGTVTLIGATTENPSFEVIRPLLSRCQLYVLKSLEKEDLQELLQRAITTDAILKERKIELKETTAMLRFSGGDARKLLNILELVVQSETEETVVITDEMVTERLQQNPLAYDKDGEMHYDIISAFIKSIRGSDPDGAIYWLARMVEGGEDPAFIARRLVISASEDIGLANPNALLIANACFDTLMKIGWPEGRIPLAEATIYLATSPKSNSAYSAINDALELVRSTGNLPVPLHLRNAPTKLMKQLGYGQEYKYAHSYEGNFVKQQFLPDELKDKRIWQPQNNPAEQKHAERMIQLWGDKFKK
- a CDS encoding DUF5686 and carboxypeptidase-like regulatory domain-containing protein; translation: MKQRYSKILILFLLVLAASNAFAQQIKGVVTDSVTHEPLMYISVYYQEKRDMGTITNIDGEYSLEARRNGGTLVFSAVGYISKTVRVGSNNQTVNVKLAPDNVLLNEVVVKPQKEKYSRKNNPAVEFMKKVIEHKKAQVLEVNEYYQYDKYEKMKMSINDLTPEKLEKGIYKKYSFLKDQVEVSETTNKLILPISVQETASQTIYRKNPESKKTLIKGKNSNGIDEFFSTGDMLGTVLKDVFADINIYDDDIRLLQQRFVSPIGNNAISFYKYYLMDTLMVNKRECVHLTFVPQNSQDFGFTGHLYVLNDSTYAVQKCTMNLPKKTGVNFVNRMDIVQQYEQLPNGNWVLADDDMTVDLSWNSNKTAGGLQVERTTKYSNYKFDPIEQRLFRLKGSVIKEADMLSKSDEYWASVRQVPLTKKESSMDVFVNRLEQIPGFKYIIFGAKALIENFVETGSKGHPSKVDIGPINTMISSNYIDGTRFRLSGMTTAHFHKHWFLNGYGAYGLKDERWKYSGTVTYSFNKRDYVVWEFPKHYLSASYSYDVMSPMDKFLFTDKDNIFLSVKTTTVDQMSYMRDATINYELETLTGFGVKAMLRHRNDEPTGKLEYLRNDAAQTRVHDVTTSEASLTLRYAPGESFVNSKQRRVPVSLDAPIFTLTHAMGFKGVLGGDYSFNRTEASVWKRFWLPASWGKIDCSLKAGAEWNTVPFPLLILPEANLSYITQRETFNLINNMEFLNDRYASMSLSYDMNGKLFNRIPLIKNLKWREMFRVRALWGTLTDKNNPFKSNNPDLFRFPTRDGKFTSFVMDPKVPYIEGSVGIYNIFKLLHVEYVHRFTYRDNPGINKNGIRFMVLMVF
- the wecB gene encoding non-hydrolyzing UDP-N-acetylglucosamine 2-epimerase is translated as MKITIVAGARPNFMKIAPITRAIEAARALGKSISYRLVYTGRKDDTSLDASLFSDLDMKAPDVYLGVESSNPTSLTAGIMVAFEQELTENPAHVVLVVDDLTATMSCAIVAKKQGIKVAHLVAGTRSFDMKMPKEVNRMITDGISDYLFTAGMVANRNLNQTGTESENVYYVGNILIDTIRYNRNRLLKPIWFSVLGLQEGNYLLLTLNRRVLLNNKENLRQLLKTIIEKSAGMPIVAPLHTYVRNAIKELGIEAPNFHIMPPQNYLFFGYLINKAKGIITDSGNVAEEATFMGIPCITLNTYAEHPETWRMGTNELVGEDPVLLAKAMDTLMQGEWKRGELPERWDGRTAERIVQILTSK
- a CDS encoding RNA polymerase sigma factor, with translation MKSLSFRKDLIGVQEELLRFAYKLTANREEANDLLQETSLKALDNEEKYVPDTNFKGWMYTIMRNIFINNYRKIVRDQTFVDTTDNYYHLNLPQDSGFESTEGAYDLKEMHRIVNALPREYKIPFSMHVSGFKYREIAEKLGLPLGTVKSRIFFTRQRLQQELKDFV